Proteins from a single region of Apostichopus japonicus isolate 1M-3 chromosome 21, ASM3797524v1, whole genome shotgun sequence:
- the LOC139962624 gene encoding interferon-induced very large GTPase 1-like isoform X2 → MEERLKVTPIKTDRSISTCSSTSFTMSDPGSPGSYSQMLLDLQQSLTITNIRQLAMAAGLDAADRSEFEGINDSMTCFSKLRNKLENRDQLGEKNLVFLKDTLKKIEHERGLGIIKTYEEADHIPSSPESSDDESDTARPPSHGFVDYLKLVGLEGRLGKNLTLRDVTVVRETSIDGPVTDLPFIFLKKLTSLDYMALLPETYNERIKSIRDFVYAILKCSDDFLTQYIFEKLSVCQIAVPIILPAVAKTDNPTFKLWAVRRVIKEWKTGDSVFLEKRISSWPTFIVAFVRVGDLPLSKSILINNMLSRGQGNRNHSYFLSKKDDYNENAHFSKGTVESLWYIPSVEQQSQSVDKVITVLNMRGNSDVFPRQTKLVCKMANLVIAIIAKESKKEMKQSISKLRAMSQKVIYVSLKRSDDLIPKKIQEPVLKDGWLFYKVKESDEGIPLSKTLWGMIEKDFGNATKKLPVLEEFAGNPQDDVIIDENIEKCRDTKLSVEKLFETDCKIDLAAFKEKYLPLQKLFLDWVKCDKRRLKSEHCAENRLAEIRKEKKEKRGQQKAQGLSEKLKTFLENLEGILTDREKFHYFLFYFQEHVDEMVVESITPHLNEMTRLEKELRQREDEINSAKKSKKRKQSSQKKTAVDEITRLKDRLYSESHSYSSKYIGYEHFLREVGQLFESFVNGSDLTHEPRIAKLPQIAANMLLEGYPLELLDGDSGYVPIKWVTHVLEILSKELDNPKLFVLSVIGIQSSGKSTLLNAMFGVRFPVRAGRCTRGLFMQLLPVEESYSSKLGFKFLVVIDTEGLRSPDRALLNKYDFDNALATLALCLADLNIVNIQGEVISQDMIGILQIAVHALIRMKRVNLKSHCQIVQQRISDTTACDRNKANMNKILEVLDKATITAASEEDVADQYKKFSDVFPFTPDNDITYVPCLWTGHMSPPNHCYSETVTELANLIFGTFSSQTTRIKPQLTVDGFIGRLKDVWKAIKEEDFVFNFQNSSRALSYDKFRLQFHKWMGQLRQNSLEWELREVGTQVEIDERSVSKLKSELGCELTVYSNNVKTEIDKYIKGHPNEDELIIHESAFKHEVDAIASEIKSGILGKLENVEKEQLNVTQVIEERKVKLREMARKKAQELRQGKASRKEKLMSEKGIRQSFEECWNDWTKQIEEHDVKLKRSSEIQKDCQASLMQLSDKTAVNKRIRELIEEEGDINHHQKCFNVKDYIEPHTSELEIKRIEPVVKKVIKGCLKTCRRKMFDKNLVNFWLGNAINQLLAADERYPKIPKSVVSKCLLHISGNIADILIKNQIVLTKLVEKERENLFKDFRAFIDVSRQCENTASRVFDCCFHIFKEITIQRLNIKIVKDMREQDKFIDKERLIAAVLEDLAERDNYLQYINFVENQESFIKRWVKQKVIDRCYDEPGARLLDIANETITELCSTVRNICIDLDISGKKSGPFCEWLDQFQEKFDAACRYNATALNGLKSFGVTIDYKEFSKCLMKLIESKQETFIKAVCLPFTEGGEDSANEFLDKMAKAPHLEIVNQFISCEAKCPFCKVMCHLQEKDHKHHSAILHYPQGIAGCKFTESKNLVLDMCTTSVASENQYRFGEQEEHRPFKEYKNDFPNWSIQPIKDSEPTQYWKWVMVRFNTEFAEHYNLEPAKIPDDWTKIGKKKALQSLKRTYMTP, encoded by the exons ATCCTGGATCCCCCGGGAGTTATTCCCAAATGCTTCTTGATCTTCAACAAAGTCTAACGATAACCAACATACGTCAACTAGCTATGGCGGCAGGTCTGGACGCAGCCGATCGATCCGAGTTTGAGGGTATCAATGATTCAATGACGTGTTTTTCGAAGTTACGAAATAAACTTGAGAATCGAGACCAACTGGGAGAAAAAAATCTTGTTTTCTTGAAAGACACACTGAAGAAAATTGAACACGAGAGAGGGTTGGGAATTATAAAGACATATGAAGAAGCAG ATCACATTCCCAGCTCCCCAGAATCGTCCGACGACGAATCAGATACAGCTCGTCCACCTTCGCACGGTTTCGTTGATTACCTGAAACTCGTGGGTCTGGAAGGAAGACTCGGCAAAAATCTTACCCTACGAGACGTAACAGTCGTAAGGGAAACTTCAATAGACGGTCCAGTAACTGATTTACctttcatatttttgaaaaagttaacgTCTCTTGATTACATGGCACTATTACCGGAAACATACAATGAACGCATAAAAAGTATTCGTGATTTTGTATATGCAATTTTGAAATGTTCAGATGACTTTCTCACTCAATATATTTTTGAAAAGCTCTCCGTTTGTCAAATCGCAGTGCCGATCATTCTGCCCGCTGTTGCAAAAACCGACAATCCCACTTTTAAGCTATGGGCTGTGCGTCGCGTGATTAAGGAATGGAAAACAGGTGATTCTGTCTTCCTGGAGAAACGAATAAGTAGTTGGCCCACGTTTATCGTTGCATTTGTTCGAGTTGGTGATCTACCGCTTTCAAAATCCATCCTTATCAATAACATGCTTAGCAGGGGCCAAGGAAATCGCAACCATTCCTACTTTCTTTCCAAGAAAGACGATTATAACGAAAACGCACATTTTTCAAAAGGGACAGTTGAATCTTTGTGGTATATACCCTCCGTGGAGCAACAGTCTCAGTCCGTCGATAAAGTTATAACGGTGCTTAACATGCGTGGAAATAGCGATGTCTTTCCACGTCAGACAAAGTTAGTCTGTAAAATGGCTAATTTGGTGATTGCAATTATTGccaaagaaagcaaaaaagaGATGAAACAAAGCATCTCTAAACTTCGCGCCATGTCTCAAAAAGttatatatgtttctttgaaGAGAAGCGATGACCTAATACCCAAGAAAATACAGGAACCAGTTCTTAAAGATGGTTGGCTGTTTTACAAGGTTAAAGAAAGTGATGAAGGGATACCGTTGAGTAAGACTTTGTGGGGAATGATTGAAAAAGATTTTGGTAATGCAACCAAGAAATTGCCTGTGTTAGAGGAATTTGCAGGAAACCCACAAGATGATGTGATTATCGACGAGAATATTGAAAAGTGCAGGGATACAAAATTAAGTGTTGAAAAGCTATTTGAAACGGATTGCAAAATTGATCTCGCTGCATTCAAAGAAAAGTATTTGCCATTACAAAAACTCTTTTTGGACTGGGTTAAGTGCGATAAACGCCGTCTCAAGTCGGAGCATTGTGCTGAAAATCGGCTAGcagaaataagaaaagaaaaaaaggaaaagagaggGCAACAAAAAGCACAAGGTCTGTcggaaaaattgaaaacattctTGGAAAATCTGGAAGGCATTCTAACAGATCGTGAAAAGTTTCAttactttttgttttacttccaaGAGCATGTGGACGAAATGGTAGTGGAGAGTATTACACCGCATCTAAATGAAATGACCAGACTAGAAAAAGAATTGCGACAAAGAGAAGATGAAATCAACAGCGCCAAGAAATCAAAGAAACGTAAGCAGAGCAGCCAAAAGAAGACCGCCGTGGACGAAATAACACGGTTAAAAGATCGACTCTATAGTGAAAGCCATAGTTACAGTAGTAAATACATTGGATATGAACACTTCCTACGTGAGGTTGGCCAACTATTTGAATCATTCGTCAATGGGTCCGATCTAACACACGAGCCTCGTATTGCAAAACTCCCGCAAATCGCCGCAAACATGCTCCTTGAAGGTTATCCATTGGAGTTACTGGATGGTGACAGCGGCTATGTACCGATAAAATGGGTTACCCATGTTCTTGAAATTCTTTCCAAAGAGCTCGATAATCCCAAACTGTTTGTTTTGTCTGTAATAGGAATTCAGAGCAGTGGAAAGTCTACACTTCTGAATGCCATGTTTGGTGTAAGATTTCCAGTTCGTGCGGGTCGATGTACAAGAGGACTTTTCATGCAGCTTCTTCCAGTTGAAGAAAGTTATTCGTCTAAGCTCGGTTTTAAATTTCTGGTTGTTATCGATACTGAAGGATTGCGATCGCCGGACCGAGCTCTCCTCAACAAATATGACTTTGATAATGCTCTAGCAACTTTAGCGTTATGCCTGGCCGACCTTAACATTGTCAATATTCAAGGTGAAGTGATCAGTCAAGATATGATCGGTATTTTACAGATTGCGGTGCATGCACTGATTAGAATGAAAAGGGTGAATCTGAAGTCTCATTGTCAAATTGTTCAACAGAGAATATCCGATACCACGGCATGTGACAGAAACAAGGCGAATATGAATAAAATTTTGGAAGTACTAGACAAAGCCACTATCACTGCTGCCTCAGAGGAAGATGTTGCAGATCAGTACAAGAAGTTTTCTGATGTTTTCCCATTTACCCCTGATAACGATATTACATACGTTCCATGCTTGTGGACTGGTCACATGTCACCTCCTAATCACTGTTACAGTGAGACCGTCACTGAATTGGCGAATCTGATCTTTGGCACATTCTCGAGCCAAACCACCCGGATTAAACCTCAATTGACGGTAGATGGTTTCATTGGTAGATTGAAAGACGTATGGAAGGCAATAAAAGAAGAAgactttgtttttaattttcaaaatagcTCCAGAGCCCTCAGCTACGACAAATTTCGTCTTCAGTTTCATAAATGGATGGGCCAACTACGCCAAAACAGTTTGGAGTGGGAGCTTCGAGAAGTTGGAACCCAAGTGGAGATAGACGAAAGGTCTGTATCGAAACTAAAATCAGAGTTAGGTTGCGAATTAACAGTATATTCCAACAATGTGAAGACAGAAATAGATAAATACATCAAAGGTCATCCAAATGAAGACGAACTTATAATTCACGAGAGTGCTTTCAAACATGAAGTTGATGCAATCGCATCGGAAATTAAATCTGGAATCTTAGGAAAACTGGAAAACGTAGAAAAGGAACAATTAAACGTGACTCAAGTTATCGAGGAACGGAAAGTCAAATTGCGAGAAATGGCTCGAAAGAAGGCCCAAGAATTGCGTCAAGGTAAGGCTAGTCGCAAGGAGAAATTGATGTCAGAAAAAGGTATCAGACAGTCGTTCGAGGAATGTTGGAACGATTGGACTAAGCAAATTGAAGAACACGATGTTAAATTGAAGAGATCTAGTGAAATACAGAAGGACTGTCAAGCTAGTCTCATGCAACTTTCAGATAAGACTGCAGTAAACAAGAGAATACGGGAGTTGATAGAAGAAGAAGGTGATATCAATCATCATCAGAAATGTTTCAATGTTAAAGATTACATAGAGCCTCATACATCCGAACTAGAAATTAAAAGGATTGAGCCGGTTGTAAAGAAGGTTATCAAAGGGTGTCTTAAAACCTGTCGTCGCAAGATGTTTGATAAAAATCTTGTTAACTTTTGGCTGGGAAACGCAATTAACCAACTTCTCGCAGCTGATGAGAGATACCCAAAAATTCCAAAGTCTGTTGTTTCCAAATGTTTGCTACATATTTCAGGAAATATTGCTGACATTTTGATTAAAAATCAAATTGTTTTGACAAAGCTGGTAGAAAAAGAACGAGAAAACCTTTTCAAAGATTTCCGGGCGTTCATAGATGTTTCTCGTCAATGTGAAAATACTGCATCGCGGGTGTTTGACTGTTGCTTTCACATATTTAAAGAGATTACGATACAGAGGTTAAACATAAAAATTGTCAAGGACATGAGGGAGCAAGACAAATTTATTGACAAAGAGAGACTGATTGCAGCGGTATTGGAAGATCTTGCAGAAAGAGATAATTACCTGCAGTATATTAATTTTGTAGAAAACCAAGAGTCCTTCATCAAAAGATGGGTGAAACAGAAAGTTATCGATCGATGTTACGATGAACCAGGTGCCCGGCTTCTTGATATTGCAAACGAAACGATCACCGAGCTGTGCTCAACAGTTCGCAACATTTGTATTGACTTGGATATTTCTGGAAAGAAATCTGGTCCTTTCTGCGAGTGGCTTGATCAGTTTCAAGAGAAATTTGACGCTGCTTGTAGATACAACGCCACAGCTCTCAATGGACTGAAGTCCTTTGGCGTAACAATTGATTACAAAGAGTTTTCGAAGTGTCTCATGAAACTAATAGAATCAAAGCAAGAAACTTTCATTAAAGCTGTCTGTTTACCATTCACTGAAGGCGGCGAAGATAGCGCCAATGAGTTTTTGGACAAAATGGCTAAAGCGCCTCATCTTGAAATAGTTAATCAGTTTATATCGTGCGAAGCAAAATGTCCATTTTGTAAGGTTATGTGCCATTTACAAGAGAAAGATCATAAACACCACAGTGCTATTCTGCATTACCCTCAGGGAATAGCCGGATGCAAGTTCACCGAAAGCAAGAATTTGGTTTTAGACATGTGCACAACATCTGTAGCATCTGAAAATCAATACCGATTTGGAGAGCAAGAAGAACACCGGCCTTTCAAGGAATACAAGAACGATTTTCCGAACTGGTCTATTCAGCCCATCAAGGATAGCGAACCAACTCAGTACTGGAAGTGGGTAATGGTAAGATTCAATACCGAGTTTGCAGAACATTACAATCTCGAGCCTGCTAAAATACCTGATGATTGGACTaaaataggaaagaaaaagGCCTTGCAAAGCTTGAAAAGGACCTACATGACACCCTAA
- the LOC139962624 gene encoding interferon-induced very large GTPase 1-like isoform X1, translating into MEERLKVTPIKTDRSISTCSSTSFTMSDPGSPGSYSQMLLDLQQSLTITNIRQLAMAAGLDAADRSEFEGINDSMTCFSKLRNKLENRDQLGEKNLVFLKDTLKKIEHERGLGIIKTYEEAGIYDHIPSSPESSDDESDTARPPSHGFVDYLKLVGLEGRLGKNLTLRDVTVVRETSIDGPVTDLPFIFLKKLTSLDYMALLPETYNERIKSIRDFVYAILKCSDDFLTQYIFEKLSVCQIAVPIILPAVAKTDNPTFKLWAVRRVIKEWKTGDSVFLEKRISSWPTFIVAFVRVGDLPLSKSILINNMLSRGQGNRNHSYFLSKKDDYNENAHFSKGTVESLWYIPSVEQQSQSVDKVITVLNMRGNSDVFPRQTKLVCKMANLVIAIIAKESKKEMKQSISKLRAMSQKVIYVSLKRSDDLIPKKIQEPVLKDGWLFYKVKESDEGIPLSKTLWGMIEKDFGNATKKLPVLEEFAGNPQDDVIIDENIEKCRDTKLSVEKLFETDCKIDLAAFKEKYLPLQKLFLDWVKCDKRRLKSEHCAENRLAEIRKEKKEKRGQQKAQGLSEKLKTFLENLEGILTDREKFHYFLFYFQEHVDEMVVESITPHLNEMTRLEKELRQREDEINSAKKSKKRKQSSQKKTAVDEITRLKDRLYSESHSYSSKYIGYEHFLREVGQLFESFVNGSDLTHEPRIAKLPQIAANMLLEGYPLELLDGDSGYVPIKWVTHVLEILSKELDNPKLFVLSVIGIQSSGKSTLLNAMFGVRFPVRAGRCTRGLFMQLLPVEESYSSKLGFKFLVVIDTEGLRSPDRALLNKYDFDNALATLALCLADLNIVNIQGEVISQDMIGILQIAVHALIRMKRVNLKSHCQIVQQRISDTTACDRNKANMNKILEVLDKATITAASEEDVADQYKKFSDVFPFTPDNDITYVPCLWTGHMSPPNHCYSETVTELANLIFGTFSSQTTRIKPQLTVDGFIGRLKDVWKAIKEEDFVFNFQNSSRALSYDKFRLQFHKWMGQLRQNSLEWELREVGTQVEIDERSVSKLKSELGCELTVYSNNVKTEIDKYIKGHPNEDELIIHESAFKHEVDAIASEIKSGILGKLENVEKEQLNVTQVIEERKVKLREMARKKAQELRQGKASRKEKLMSEKGIRQSFEECWNDWTKQIEEHDVKLKRSSEIQKDCQASLMQLSDKTAVNKRIRELIEEEGDINHHQKCFNVKDYIEPHTSELEIKRIEPVVKKVIKGCLKTCRRKMFDKNLVNFWLGNAINQLLAADERYPKIPKSVVSKCLLHISGNIADILIKNQIVLTKLVEKERENLFKDFRAFIDVSRQCENTASRVFDCCFHIFKEITIQRLNIKIVKDMREQDKFIDKERLIAAVLEDLAERDNYLQYINFVENQESFIKRWVKQKVIDRCYDEPGARLLDIANETITELCSTVRNICIDLDISGKKSGPFCEWLDQFQEKFDAACRYNATALNGLKSFGVTIDYKEFSKCLMKLIESKQETFIKAVCLPFTEGGEDSANEFLDKMAKAPHLEIVNQFISCEAKCPFCKVMCHLQEKDHKHHSAILHYPQGIAGCKFTESKNLVLDMCTTSVASENQYRFGEQEEHRPFKEYKNDFPNWSIQPIKDSEPTQYWKWVMVRFNTEFAEHYNLEPAKIPDDWTKIGKKKALQSLKRTYMTP; encoded by the exons ATCCTGGATCCCCCGGGAGTTATTCCCAAATGCTTCTTGATCTTCAACAAAGTCTAACGATAACCAACATACGTCAACTAGCTATGGCGGCAGGTCTGGACGCAGCCGATCGATCCGAGTTTGAGGGTATCAATGATTCAATGACGTGTTTTTCGAAGTTACGAAATAAACTTGAGAATCGAGACCAACTGGGAGAAAAAAATCTTGTTTTCTTGAAAGACACACTGAAGAAAATTGAACACGAGAGAGGGTTGGGAATTATAAAGACATATGAAGAAGCAGGTATATACG ATCACATTCCCAGCTCCCCAGAATCGTCCGACGACGAATCAGATACAGCTCGTCCACCTTCGCACGGTTTCGTTGATTACCTGAAACTCGTGGGTCTGGAAGGAAGACTCGGCAAAAATCTTACCCTACGAGACGTAACAGTCGTAAGGGAAACTTCAATAGACGGTCCAGTAACTGATTTACctttcatatttttgaaaaagttaacgTCTCTTGATTACATGGCACTATTACCGGAAACATACAATGAACGCATAAAAAGTATTCGTGATTTTGTATATGCAATTTTGAAATGTTCAGATGACTTTCTCACTCAATATATTTTTGAAAAGCTCTCCGTTTGTCAAATCGCAGTGCCGATCATTCTGCCCGCTGTTGCAAAAACCGACAATCCCACTTTTAAGCTATGGGCTGTGCGTCGCGTGATTAAGGAATGGAAAACAGGTGATTCTGTCTTCCTGGAGAAACGAATAAGTAGTTGGCCCACGTTTATCGTTGCATTTGTTCGAGTTGGTGATCTACCGCTTTCAAAATCCATCCTTATCAATAACATGCTTAGCAGGGGCCAAGGAAATCGCAACCATTCCTACTTTCTTTCCAAGAAAGACGATTATAACGAAAACGCACATTTTTCAAAAGGGACAGTTGAATCTTTGTGGTATATACCCTCCGTGGAGCAACAGTCTCAGTCCGTCGATAAAGTTATAACGGTGCTTAACATGCGTGGAAATAGCGATGTCTTTCCACGTCAGACAAAGTTAGTCTGTAAAATGGCTAATTTGGTGATTGCAATTATTGccaaagaaagcaaaaaagaGATGAAACAAAGCATCTCTAAACTTCGCGCCATGTCTCAAAAAGttatatatgtttctttgaaGAGAAGCGATGACCTAATACCCAAGAAAATACAGGAACCAGTTCTTAAAGATGGTTGGCTGTTTTACAAGGTTAAAGAAAGTGATGAAGGGATACCGTTGAGTAAGACTTTGTGGGGAATGATTGAAAAAGATTTTGGTAATGCAACCAAGAAATTGCCTGTGTTAGAGGAATTTGCAGGAAACCCACAAGATGATGTGATTATCGACGAGAATATTGAAAAGTGCAGGGATACAAAATTAAGTGTTGAAAAGCTATTTGAAACGGATTGCAAAATTGATCTCGCTGCATTCAAAGAAAAGTATTTGCCATTACAAAAACTCTTTTTGGACTGGGTTAAGTGCGATAAACGCCGTCTCAAGTCGGAGCATTGTGCTGAAAATCGGCTAGcagaaataagaaaagaaaaaaaggaaaagagaggGCAACAAAAAGCACAAGGTCTGTcggaaaaattgaaaacattctTGGAAAATCTGGAAGGCATTCTAACAGATCGTGAAAAGTTTCAttactttttgttttacttccaaGAGCATGTGGACGAAATGGTAGTGGAGAGTATTACACCGCATCTAAATGAAATGACCAGACTAGAAAAAGAATTGCGACAAAGAGAAGATGAAATCAACAGCGCCAAGAAATCAAAGAAACGTAAGCAGAGCAGCCAAAAGAAGACCGCCGTGGACGAAATAACACGGTTAAAAGATCGACTCTATAGTGAAAGCCATAGTTACAGTAGTAAATACATTGGATATGAACACTTCCTACGTGAGGTTGGCCAACTATTTGAATCATTCGTCAATGGGTCCGATCTAACACACGAGCCTCGTATTGCAAAACTCCCGCAAATCGCCGCAAACATGCTCCTTGAAGGTTATCCATTGGAGTTACTGGATGGTGACAGCGGCTATGTACCGATAAAATGGGTTACCCATGTTCTTGAAATTCTTTCCAAAGAGCTCGATAATCCCAAACTGTTTGTTTTGTCTGTAATAGGAATTCAGAGCAGTGGAAAGTCTACACTTCTGAATGCCATGTTTGGTGTAAGATTTCCAGTTCGTGCGGGTCGATGTACAAGAGGACTTTTCATGCAGCTTCTTCCAGTTGAAGAAAGTTATTCGTCTAAGCTCGGTTTTAAATTTCTGGTTGTTATCGATACTGAAGGATTGCGATCGCCGGACCGAGCTCTCCTCAACAAATATGACTTTGATAATGCTCTAGCAACTTTAGCGTTATGCCTGGCCGACCTTAACATTGTCAATATTCAAGGTGAAGTGATCAGTCAAGATATGATCGGTATTTTACAGATTGCGGTGCATGCACTGATTAGAATGAAAAGGGTGAATCTGAAGTCTCATTGTCAAATTGTTCAACAGAGAATATCCGATACCACGGCATGTGACAGAAACAAGGCGAATATGAATAAAATTTTGGAAGTACTAGACAAAGCCACTATCACTGCTGCCTCAGAGGAAGATGTTGCAGATCAGTACAAGAAGTTTTCTGATGTTTTCCCATTTACCCCTGATAACGATATTACATACGTTCCATGCTTGTGGACTGGTCACATGTCACCTCCTAATCACTGTTACAGTGAGACCGTCACTGAATTGGCGAATCTGATCTTTGGCACATTCTCGAGCCAAACCACCCGGATTAAACCTCAATTGACGGTAGATGGTTTCATTGGTAGATTGAAAGACGTATGGAAGGCAATAAAAGAAGAAgactttgtttttaattttcaaaatagcTCCAGAGCCCTCAGCTACGACAAATTTCGTCTTCAGTTTCATAAATGGATGGGCCAACTACGCCAAAACAGTTTGGAGTGGGAGCTTCGAGAAGTTGGAACCCAAGTGGAGATAGACGAAAGGTCTGTATCGAAACTAAAATCAGAGTTAGGTTGCGAATTAACAGTATATTCCAACAATGTGAAGACAGAAATAGATAAATACATCAAAGGTCATCCAAATGAAGACGAACTTATAATTCACGAGAGTGCTTTCAAACATGAAGTTGATGCAATCGCATCGGAAATTAAATCTGGAATCTTAGGAAAACTGGAAAACGTAGAAAAGGAACAATTAAACGTGACTCAAGTTATCGAGGAACGGAAAGTCAAATTGCGAGAAATGGCTCGAAAGAAGGCCCAAGAATTGCGTCAAGGTAAGGCTAGTCGCAAGGAGAAATTGATGTCAGAAAAAGGTATCAGACAGTCGTTCGAGGAATGTTGGAACGATTGGACTAAGCAAATTGAAGAACACGATGTTAAATTGAAGAGATCTAGTGAAATACAGAAGGACTGTCAAGCTAGTCTCATGCAACTTTCAGATAAGACTGCAGTAAACAAGAGAATACGGGAGTTGATAGAAGAAGAAGGTGATATCAATCATCATCAGAAATGTTTCAATGTTAAAGATTACATAGAGCCTCATACATCCGAACTAGAAATTAAAAGGATTGAGCCGGTTGTAAAGAAGGTTATCAAAGGGTGTCTTAAAACCTGTCGTCGCAAGATGTTTGATAAAAATCTTGTTAACTTTTGGCTGGGAAACGCAATTAACCAACTTCTCGCAGCTGATGAGAGATACCCAAAAATTCCAAAGTCTGTTGTTTCCAAATGTTTGCTACATATTTCAGGAAATATTGCTGACATTTTGATTAAAAATCAAATTGTTTTGACAAAGCTGGTAGAAAAAGAACGAGAAAACCTTTTCAAAGATTTCCGGGCGTTCATAGATGTTTCTCGTCAATGTGAAAATACTGCATCGCGGGTGTTTGACTGTTGCTTTCACATATTTAAAGAGATTACGATACAGAGGTTAAACATAAAAATTGTCAAGGACATGAGGGAGCAAGACAAATTTATTGACAAAGAGAGACTGATTGCAGCGGTATTGGAAGATCTTGCAGAAAGAGATAATTACCTGCAGTATATTAATTTTGTAGAAAACCAAGAGTCCTTCATCAAAAGATGGGTGAAACAGAAAGTTATCGATCGATGTTACGATGAACCAGGTGCCCGGCTTCTTGATATTGCAAACGAAACGATCACCGAGCTGTGCTCAACAGTTCGCAACATTTGTATTGACTTGGATATTTCTGGAAAGAAATCTGGTCCTTTCTGCGAGTGGCTTGATCAGTTTCAAGAGAAATTTGACGCTGCTTGTAGATACAACGCCACAGCTCTCAATGGACTGAAGTCCTTTGGCGTAACAATTGATTACAAAGAGTTTTCGAAGTGTCTCATGAAACTAATAGAATCAAAGCAAGAAACTTTCATTAAAGCTGTCTGTTTACCATTCACTGAAGGCGGCGAAGATAGCGCCAATGAGTTTTTGGACAAAATGGCTAAAGCGCCTCATCTTGAAATAGTTAATCAGTTTATATCGTGCGAAGCAAAATGTCCATTTTGTAAGGTTATGTGCCATTTACAAGAGAAAGATCATAAACACCACAGTGCTATTCTGCATTACCCTCAGGGAATAGCCGGATGCAAGTTCACCGAAAGCAAGAATTTGGTTTTAGACATGTGCACAACATCTGTAGCATCTGAAAATCAATACCGATTTGGAGAGCAAGAAGAACACCGGCCTTTCAAGGAATACAAGAACGATTTTCCGAACTGGTCTATTCAGCCCATCAAGGATAGCGAACCAACTCAGTACTGGAAGTGGGTAATGGTAAGATTCAATACCGAGTTTGCAGAACATTACAATCTCGAGCCTGCTAAAATACCTGATGATTGGACTaaaataggaaagaaaaagGCCTTGCAAAGCTTGAAAAGGACCTACATGACACCCTAA